Sequence from the Methanobrevibacter arboriphilus genome:
AAGTCTTTGATATTCGTAATGACGAATATCAGAAACTATCCACAGAATTAATCAAAAATTTTGATTTAATCGGTTTAGAAAAATTATCAGTGAAAAATATGATAAAAAATAAGCGATTAAGTCATAGTATAAGCCAAATATCTTGGTCAAGACTTGTTGATATGATAAAATACAAGGCTGAATGGTATGATAAAAAATGTATACAAATAAGTAAAGTTTTTCCATCATCAAAGCTTTGTAACAAATGTGGATATAAAAAAGAAGATTTAACATTAGCTATCAGGGAATGGACATGTCCAAAATGTAGAACAAAACATGATAGGGATATTAATGCATCTATTAACATTCTCAACGAAGCTATCCGAATAAATAATGAATGTACCACTGGATAAGTGGGAATTTAAGATTGTGTCACTATGGAACAATAGTTCTATCTAAACAAGAAACTGTAGCTTAAAATATTAATAATAATGTTAGAGAGCAAGAATCTCCGACTGAAACATCATAAAATAATCAGTCGGAGAGTATGTCAATAATTAGAGATTAGAGAGATCAGAGGTGAAAATTTGCCAACAACAGAATATCTTAAGATTCCACAGGATAGAATAGGGGTTTTAATAGGAACAAATGGTGAAACTAAACAAAAAATTGAAAAAACTACTCATACATGGTTAGATATAGATGGAGAGGAAGGAACTGTAATTGTTTCTCCAAGTGAGGAAATGGAAGATCCTCTTGGAGTTTGGAAAACTAATCATGTAGTTAAAGCTATTGGAAGAGGTTTTAACCCAGAAATAGCTTTAAAACTAAATGAAGATGATATTTATTTGGAAATAATAAAACTAACCTTATATGTAGGTAAGTCTAAAAAAGCATTAGCTAGACAAAAAGGGCGTATTATTGGTAAAGATGGTAGAACTAGAGAGATTATAATCAGTATGGCTGAAGTGGACATGGCGATTTATGGTAAAACTGTTGCTTTTATTGGTGAACTTGAAAATGTCATGGTGGCAAAAGAAGCTGTTGAAATGATTCTTAATGGTTCACAACATAAATCTGTTTATGGCTTTTTAGAATCTAAACAAAGTGATAGAAAAATGAAAGAATTTAAATCGATGGTTGGAATTGAAGATGATAAAATAGAATTTCGTGACGATTTAGATGATTGATAATTAGCTTTGTGCTATTTTTAATCATTATATTGTGTTTGTAATATTTAGTAGATTATCATTGTATTATATTTTAATCAATTAATTTAATTTTTTAAAAATTTTTATATTTTCATTATTATTAATTTATAAAGGTTTTAATTTATAAAGATTCACATCATATTGGGATTCACACTGCATTAATTTATAAAGACTTTTACTACTTTATAAGTTTTAATGGTTATATAAAAAATTCAATAAATTAAATATTATAAAAAATATCTTCATATAGTTTAATTTATCTTTATCTATAAAAATTTAATGATATACTACAAAAACCTTATATAGGTTACAAGCCATATAGGGTATATAAGTAACAATATTACAAATTTGTAATCACATTATTAAATTCTACTATATGTATTTATTTATATGATATTTTGACAATATGTTTTTAATTATTACTTTCAGTTAAACATTTTTACTTCAGTTAAATATTTTTATTTAATTATGTACTGGTTTATGTTTTTATTATTAATAATGATTATTAAATAATTTAAAAGTTTTATAATAGGAGGTTTAATTTGTCACAACAAGCATCAGAACTCTTTGACAATTTTCAAGAATTGACACCTTCAGAGTTCTTTAGAAAAAATAAGCAAATGTTAGGTTTCACTGGGAAAATCAGGTCTTTAACAATCGTTTTCCACGAACTCATAACTAATAGTTTTGACGCAGCTGAAGAAGCAGGTATTCTTCCTGAAATTAAAATTGATCTTAAAAGGGTTGATAAAGATCATTATATTCTTAGGCATTCTGATAATGGTCCTGGAATCCCTGAAGATTATATAATGAAAGTTTATTGTACTATGTTTGCAGGTTCTAAATTTAGAAACATTCAGTCAAGAGGTCA
This genomic interval carries:
- a CDS encoding KH domain-containing protein: MPTTEYLKIPQDRIGVLIGTNGETKQKIEKTTHTWLDIDGEEGTVIVSPSEEMEDPLGVWKTNHVVKAIGRGFNPEIALKLNEDDIYLEIIKLTLYVGKSKKALARQKGRIIGKDGRTREIIISMAEVDMAIYGKTVAFIGELENVMVAKEAVEMILNGSQHKSVYGFLESKQSDRKMKEFKSMVGIEDDKIEFRDDLDD